The region CCTCCTGGGGGTGGGCCTCGCCGACATGGGCCAAGGTCCGGCCGTGTCCTCCCTGGTCATGGGGGCCTACTTCAGCGGCTTGATCCTGGGCTCGTTGCGGTTGCCAGCCCTGATTGGCCGGGTTGGGCACATCCGGGCCTTTGCCCTGCTGGCCTGCGTGTTCTCAACTGCGGTTCTGGCCCATGCCCTGATGGTTAACGCCTGGGCCTGGGCGGCCCTGCGCTTTGTCGAGGGCGTGGCCATGGCCGGCCTGTTCATGTGCCTGGAGAGCTGGCTCAACGAGCGCGCCACCCGCGAAACCCGGGGCACGGTGCTCTCGATTTACATGATCACCCTCTATCTGGCCCAGGGCCTCGGCCCCTTGCTGCTGATGGCCGGTGACCCCAAAAGCACGGCGCCGTTCGCCGTGGCCGCCATGCTTTTGTCGTTGGCCGTGGTGCCCATCACCTTGACCCGCCTGCCCTCGCCGTCGCTGCCTGCCACCAAGTCCTTTGGGGCGCGGCGCCTGATCGAGGTCTCGCCCTCGGGCTTTTTGGGCAGCTTTGGCAGTGGCCTGGGTCTTGGCGCCTTCTATGCCCTGGGACCGTTGTTTGCGCGCATGGCGGGCTTCACCATTGATCAGGTCGCGCTGTTCATGAGCAGCATCATCATCGGCGGCCTCGTCTTGCAATGGCCCCTCGGGCGCCTGTCGGACCGCACCGACCGCCGACGCATCTTGCTGCTGGCCACCACGGGCGTGGCGGTGTG is a window of Pararhodospirillum photometricum DSM 122 DNA encoding:
- a CDS encoding MFS transporter; protein product: MTALIASLSSLLGGTAFLLLGNGLLGTLLGVGLADMGQGPAVSSLVMGAYFSGLILGSLRLPALIGRVGHIRAFALLACVFSTAVLAHALMVNAWAWAALRFVEGVAMAGLFMCLESWLNERATRETRGTVLSIYMITLYLAQGLGPLLLMAGDPKSTAPFAVAAMLLSLAVVPITLTRLPSPSLPATKSFGARRLIEVSPSGFLGSFGSGLGLGAFYALGPLFARMAGFTIDQVALFMSSIIIGGLVLQWPLGRLSDRTDRRRILLLATTGVAVCCAVLALLTLAGGAALAGGLTFALFLLVSALFGSLLTLIYPISVALANDRVTSSDMVGVSGGLLFVNSVGSAIGPLIAAGLMEGMGPAGLFVFLSLVGGGLGLATLWRMMAREPALGPDRQPFRVTPSTSPVVGELDPRQDPAREEPRP